The following nucleotide sequence is from Roseivirga sp. BDSF3-8.
TGAACTTTAGTGTGGGGCCTTTTAAGTATCTGGTAACGAAGGAGCTGGTTATTTTTACGAAGCAAAATAGTACAGCCGCTGCGGAGATGGTTAAAAATAAACGCCTGGCAGCGGCCGGTTAATTTGCCGATTATTAAGAGGCTTTCAGTCAGCTTTTCAGAATTCGAAGGGGTTGTTACTGCCCTCTTTCAGCATGTTGTTATTCATGAGGCTTTTCACGACCTCACCCTTTAGCCTGAAAGTAGCTTCCGGCTGGCGAAGGTCATTAGAATATACCCTTACTTCATTATCAATGTTACCAACCGCTGGCGGCTGAAGCCTCAGTTCTACCTTTTTGCTTTCACCAGGAGCGATGATCATATCATCACCGGGGCGAAAGGCCACACAACGGCAATCACTGTATACACTGGAGATCACAAGCTTGCTTTTGCCTTTGTTTTCTATGGTTACACGCAGGGGCACCGCCTGGCTCACTTCCAGCTTTCCTGCTGAAATGACTTTTTCAGGTAGCGAGATTACCGGAGATGCAGCAAGTTCTTCAGTTGAGTACAGCTTAGTAGGGTCGGTTTCTTTAACGGCCTCACCTTTTATGTACAGCACTGAAGAGGGGGTGGCTGCATTAGTGTTAACCGAAATGCTCTTATGGAATACACCGGGTCTGTTTTTGCTATTGTAGCTGGCGGTAATGACTCCCTCTTTACCTGGCAGTATAGGTTCTTTGGTGTAAAAAGGAGTAGTACATCCGCAACTTGCGCGTACATTGCTGATAATCAATGGTTGATCCCCGGTGTTTACAAAGCGGAACTCATGCGTGGCAATAGATCCCTCCTGGATTTTGCCAAAATCATGGGTACTCTCCTCAAACGTAAGTTCGGCCTGAGCAAAGGCTGTTCCGGCTAAAAACAGAAAAAAAACTGAAGCGAAGATAATTTTATGTAAAAGGCTTTCGAATTTCATAGCTTTTTTGCAAAAGGTTCTAATGCAAATATAATATCCCCACAGTAAACAAGCACACTAGTTTTCGATTTCTTAATATAGCAGCAATCGTTTGCGGGGATTTGACCGCTTTATCATTTTATGTAAATTTGGTTTGCTGCGGGTATTCCGACCGCCATTTTTTATCCTATTTTGGTTCTATTCTAAAGCATTTATCGTGAAGGTACAGGACATTGCTACAGACATCGATCTCGACCGTGAGCAGATAATTTCAGATTACCGCCTTGGTTGGCTTAGCCGGCATGCCAGTTTACTTGGCCGTAAGGAGGTGTTCATGGGCAAAGCCAAGTTCGGTATTTTCGGAGATGGTAAAGAGGTAGCCCAATTAGCTATGGCGAGAGCCTTTAAGCCGGGTGACTGGAGATCTGGCTACTATCGTGATCAAACGTTTATGTTTGCCATCGGCCAGTCTACCGTACAACAGTATTTTGCCCAGCTCTATGCCCATACAGACCTGGAGGCAGAGCCTGCATCCGGTGGTCGCCTCATGAACGGACACTTTGGTACGCGCTTTCTGGACGATAATGGTGAATGGCAGTCGCAAACCAATCAGCCTAACAGTAGCTCGGATATTTCTCCTACCGCTTCGCAAATGCCCCGTCTGGTAGGTCTTGCTTATGCCAGCAAGCTATACCGTGAAAATCCCGCTCTGAAAGAATATGAGCAATTCAGTATAAATGGTAACGAGATAGCCTTCGGCACCATTGGTAATGCCAGTACCTCTGAGGGTATGTTTTATGAAGCTATTAACGCGGCTGGTGTGCTTCAGGTACCTATGCTCGTCTCTATATGGGATGATGAATATGGAATTTCCGTCCCTAAGGAATACCATACCACAAAGGGCTCTATCAGTGAGGTACTCAAAGGATTTCAG
It contains:
- a CDS encoding DUF1573 domain-containing protein, translating into MKFESLLHKIIFASVFFLFLAGTAFAQAELTFEESTHDFGKIQEGSIATHEFRFVNTGDQPLIISNVRASCGCTTPFYTKEPILPGKEGVITASYNSKNRPGVFHKSISVNTNAATPSSVLYIKGEAVKETDPTKLYSTEELAASPVISLPEKVISAGKLEVSQAVPLRVTIENKGKSKLVISSVYSDCRCVAFRPGDDMIIAPGESKKVELRLQPPAVGNIDNEVRVYSNDLRQPEATFRLKGEVVKSLMNNNMLKEGSNNPFEF